The following coding sequences are from one Streptomyces dengpaensis window:
- a CDS encoding DeoR/GlpR family DNA-binding transcription regulator translates to MTAMTAEERQREIVRAARRTGSVDVTALAAELGVAKETVRRDLRTLEDHGLLRRTHGGAYPVESAGFETTLAFRTTSHVPEKRRIAAAAAELLGDAETVFVDEGFTPQLIAEVLPRDRPLTVVTASLASAGALAEADNTSVLLLGGRVRPGTLATVDHWTTKMLAGFVIDLAYIGANGISREHGLTTPDPAVSEVKAQAIRASRRAVFAGVHTKFGAVSFCRFADISDLEAIVTSTLLPASEAHRYSLQGPQVIRV, encoded by the coding sequence ATGACGGCGATGACCGCAGAGGAACGACAGCGCGAGATCGTCCGGGCAGCCCGCCGCACGGGCTCGGTCGACGTCACCGCGCTCGCCGCCGAGCTGGGCGTTGCCAAGGAGACCGTACGGCGCGATCTGCGCACCCTGGAGGACCACGGTCTGCTGCGCCGCACCCACGGGGGCGCCTACCCCGTGGAGAGCGCCGGTTTCGAGACGACGCTCGCCTTCCGCACCACGAGCCATGTGCCCGAGAAGCGCCGGATCGCGGCAGCGGCCGCCGAACTGCTCGGTGACGCCGAGACGGTCTTCGTCGACGAGGGGTTCACTCCGCAGCTCATCGCCGAGGTGCTGCCCAGGGACCGGCCGCTGACCGTGGTCACCGCGTCCCTGGCCTCGGCGGGCGCGCTCGCCGAGGCCGACAACACGAGCGTCCTCCTGCTCGGGGGCCGGGTCCGCCCCGGCACGCTCGCGACCGTGGACCACTGGACGACGAAGATGCTCGCCGGCTTCGTCATCGACCTGGCCTACATCGGCGCCAACGGCATCTCCCGCGAACACGGCCTCACCACACCCGACCCGGCGGTCAGCGAGGTCAAGGCGCAGGCGATCCGGGCCTCCCGGCGCGCGGTCTTCGCCGGAGTGCACACGAAATTCGGGGCGGTCAGCTTCTGCCGGTTCGCCGACATCAGCGACCTGGAGGCGATCGTCACGAGCACGCTGCTTCCGGCGTCCGAGGCGCATCGCTACTCACTGCAAGGCCCTCAGGTCATCCGAGTCTGA
- a CDS encoding carbohydrate ABC transporter permease, whose translation MTATTTAPIAVPSVRAAKRPPGRLRAWATRAPLLPALIFMIVVTQLPFVATLVISFFDWNSLYPDARHFAGFANYADVLTDPDLRRSVWTTVVLTVAVVLASLVLGLVLALLLNRTFRGRGIVRTLLIAPFLVVPVAAALLWKHVLYNPEYGLLNGLLQYVGGPQPDWISNTPLLAVEASLVWQWTPFMMLILLAGLQSRDPQQIEAARVDGASDWQIFRHLTLPHLRRYLELGALLGSIYIVQNFDAVFTLTSGGLGTANLPYTVYQSFYQAHENGLASAAGVLVVIGSIIIATFALRVVSSLFREEVSRA comes from the coding sequence ATGACAGCGACCACGACAGCCCCGATAGCCGTGCCATCCGTACGCGCCGCGAAGCGCCCCCCGGGCCGACTGCGTGCCTGGGCCACCCGGGCCCCGCTGCTCCCGGCCCTGATCTTCATGATCGTCGTGACCCAGCTCCCCTTCGTGGCCACGCTGGTGATCTCGTTCTTCGACTGGAACTCGCTCTACCCGGACGCCCGCCACTTCGCCGGCTTCGCCAACTACGCGGACGTCCTGACCGACCCCGACCTGCGCCGCTCGGTATGGACCACGGTCGTCCTCACCGTGGCCGTGGTCCTGGCCAGCCTGGTCCTCGGCCTGGTCCTGGCCCTGCTCCTGAACCGCACCTTCCGCGGGCGCGGTATCGTCCGCACGCTGCTGATCGCCCCCTTCCTGGTGGTCCCGGTCGCCGCGGCCCTCCTCTGGAAACATGTGCTCTACAACCCCGAGTACGGCCTTCTCAACGGGCTCCTGCAGTATGTGGGCGGCCCACAGCCGGACTGGATCTCCAACACCCCGCTGCTCGCGGTCGAGGCCTCCCTCGTCTGGCAGTGGACGCCCTTCATGATGCTGATCCTGCTGGCCGGCCTGCAGAGCCGCGACCCTCAGCAGATCGAGGCCGCGCGGGTGGACGGCGCGAGCGACTGGCAGATCTTCCGCCACCTGACGCTCCCCCACCTGCGCCGCTACCTCGAACTCGGCGCCCTGCTGGGCTCGATCTACATCGTCCAGAACTTCGACGCGGTCTTCACCCTCACATCCGGCGGCCTGGGCACGGCGAACCTGCCCTACACCGTCTACCAGAGCTTCTACCAGGCCCACGAGAACGGCCTCGCCTCGGCCGCGGGCGTCCTGGTCGTCATCGGCTCGATCATCATCGCGACCTTCGCGCTGCGCGTGGTGTCGTCCCTGTTCCGCGAGGAGGTGTCCCGCGCATGA
- a CDS encoding carbohydrate ABC transporter permease codes for MSATAIRVRPRRNRGAGLGLAAWLLGILFFLPIAWMALTSFHSEEDAATNPPSFAAALTLDGYREFFGAGGGASPWPALINSTVASVVSTLCVLLLAFPAAYALSIRPVKKWTDVLFFFLSTKMLPVVAGLLPIYLFAKNTDMLDNIWLLVILYTSMNLPIAVWMMQSFLAEVPVAVIEAAQIDGAKLPTVLARVVAPIALPGIAATALICFIFSWNELLFARVLTGVVAETAPVFLTGFITSQGLFLAKVCAASLVISLPVLAAGFAAQDKLVQGLSLGAVK; via the coding sequence ATGAGCGCCACCGCGATACGAGTACGTCCCCGCCGCAACCGCGGAGCGGGCCTGGGCCTGGCCGCCTGGCTGCTCGGCATCCTGTTCTTCCTGCCCATCGCCTGGATGGCCCTGACGTCCTTCCACTCGGAGGAGGACGCGGCGACCAACCCGCCGTCCTTCGCCGCCGCCCTCACCCTCGACGGCTACCGCGAGTTCTTCGGCGCGGGCGGCGGAGCGAGCCCGTGGCCCGCGCTGATCAACTCGACCGTGGCGTCCGTGGTGTCCACGCTCTGCGTCCTGCTGCTGGCCTTCCCGGCCGCGTACGCCCTCTCGATCCGCCCGGTGAAGAAGTGGACGGACGTCCTGTTCTTCTTCCTGTCGACGAAGATGCTGCCGGTGGTGGCGGGCCTGCTGCCCATCTACCTGTTCGCGAAGAACACGGACATGCTGGACAACATCTGGCTCCTGGTCATCCTCTACACCTCCATGAACCTGCCGATCGCGGTGTGGATGATGCAGTCCTTCCTCGCCGAGGTCCCGGTGGCGGTGATCGAGGCCGCGCAGATCGACGGCGCGAAGCTTCCGACGGTCCTCGCCCGCGTGGTGGCGCCCATCGCGCTGCCGGGCATCGCCGCCACGGCGTTGATCTGCTTCATCTTCAGCTGGAACGAACTGCTCTTCGCGAGGGTGCTGACCGGAGTCGTCGCGGAAACCGCCCCCGTCTTCCTGACCGGCTTCATCACCAGCCAGGGCCTGTTCCTGGCGAAGGTGTGCGCCGCGTCGCTCGTGATCTCCCTGCCGGTACTCGCCGCGGGGTTCGCCGCCCAGGACAAGTTGGTCCAGGGCCTGTCCTTGGGAGCCGTGAAATGA
- a CDS encoding TROVE domain-containing protein produces the protein MARFNTKTAKAQPTSRITSTGRVLRTYEGGRGQERDARSELFLLSVANFVSQQTFYESGAARDDRFATLVRELAVADPSWTAGLLGWLRGEGNLRTASIVGAAEYVKARLDAGATDGPTNRQVIDSVLRRPDEPGELLAYWTSQYGRNVPKPVKRGIADAVRRLYHAKSLLKYDTASKGYRFGDILNLVHAAPDPGKPWQGDLFQYALDRRHNPDTAVVPKSLPVLVAHRDLMVLRPAKRRRVVTGAHGAQRLADAGMTWEALAGWLQGPMDKAAWEAAIPSMGAMALVRNLRNFDEAGVSDEVAAQVAAKISDPAEVARSRQFPFRYLAAYQHAPSLRWSYPLEQALGHSLANVPALPGRTLVLVDRSGSMFYSRLSDRSELNRADAAAIFGTALALRAADADLVEFGTGSNRVKFRKGESVLKVLERFGDLGGTNTSEAVRRHYKKHDRVLIVTDEQAAYSHAGDPTEQVPAHVPVYTWNLAGYRAGHGPSGQGNRHTFGGLSDAAFRMVPLLESARDADWPWN, from the coding sequence ATGGCGCGATTCAACACCAAGACGGCCAAGGCCCAGCCCACTTCGCGGATCACCTCGACCGGCCGTGTCCTACGTACGTACGAGGGCGGCCGAGGTCAGGAGCGCGACGCACGCTCTGAGCTTTTTCTTCTGTCGGTCGCCAACTTTGTCTCGCAGCAGACCTTCTACGAGTCCGGCGCGGCACGCGACGACCGGTTCGCCACGCTGGTGCGCGAGCTCGCCGTCGCCGACCCGTCCTGGACGGCCGGCCTGCTCGGCTGGCTGCGCGGCGAGGGCAACCTCCGTACGGCCTCGATCGTGGGCGCCGCCGAGTACGTGAAGGCGCGCCTTGACGCGGGCGCCACCGACGGGCCAACCAACCGCCAGGTCATCGACTCCGTACTGCGCCGCCCGGACGAGCCCGGTGAGCTGCTCGCCTACTGGACCTCCCAGTACGGCCGCAACGTGCCCAAGCCCGTCAAGCGCGGCATCGCCGACGCCGTACGCCGTCTGTACCACGCGAAGTCGCTGCTGAAGTACGACACCGCGTCCAAGGGTTACCGCTTCGGCGACATCCTCAACCTGGTGCACGCGGCGCCGGATCCCGGCAAGCCGTGGCAGGGCGACCTGTTCCAGTACGCGCTGGACCGGCGCCACAACCCGGACACGGCCGTCGTCCCCAAGTCGCTGCCCGTGCTCGTCGCCCACCGTGACCTGATGGTGCTGCGGCCCGCCAAGCGGCGCAGGGTCGTGACCGGAGCGCACGGCGCGCAGCGCCTGGCGGACGCGGGCATGACCTGGGAGGCGCTGGCCGGCTGGCTGCAGGGACCGATGGACAAGGCGGCCTGGGAGGCCGCGATTCCGTCCATGGGCGCGATGGCACTCGTTCGCAACCTGCGGAATTTCGACGAGGCGGGTGTCAGCGACGAGGTGGCGGCGCAGGTCGCCGCCAAGATCAGTGACCCGGCCGAGGTCGCGCGGTCGCGGCAATTCCCGTTCCGCTACCTCGCTGCGTACCAGCACGCGCCCTCGCTGCGCTGGTCGTATCCGCTGGAGCAGGCGCTCGGCCACTCGCTGGCCAACGTGCCCGCGCTGCCCGGGCGGACGCTGGTGCTCGTCGACCGGTCCGGTTCGATGTTCTACTCGCGGCTGTCCGACCGCTCCGAGCTCAACCGGGCGGACGCGGCGGCGATCTTCGGCACGGCGCTCGCGCTGCGGGCGGCGGACGCGGATCTCGTCGAGTTCGGCACGGGCAGCAACCGCGTGAAGTTCCGTAAGGGCGAGTCGGTGCTCAAGGTCCTGGAGCGCTTCGGCGACCTCGGCGGCACCAACACGAGCGAGGCGGTGCGCCGGCACTACAAGAAGCACGACAGGGTGCTGATCGTCACCGACGAGCAGGCCGCGTACAGCCACGCCGGCGATCCGACCGAGCAGGTCCCGGCGCACGTACCGGTCTACACGTGGAACCTGGCCGGCTACCGCGCGGGCCACGGCCCGTCGGGGCAGGGCAACAGGCACACGTTCGGAGGGCTCTCGGACGCGGCTTTCCGGATGGTTCCGCTGCTGGAGTCGGCGCGGGACGCCGACTGGCCCTGGAACTGA
- a CDS encoding alkaline phosphatase PhoX, protein MSLTRRDFARRSAITGAGVALAGSVGALATAPNALASTETETDTEIESAGEESADRHGGVGYGPLVPDPKGLLSLPAGFSCRVITYSGKTKLESGEFTPSNHDGTSTFRGPRGAILLVNNHELSGPRSKWPHPVPLTEGLVYDPAASGGCTVVEVRGDKVAEWVGIAGTATNCAGGDTPWGTWLTCEETEDKAGQNGMTKDHGYVFEVDPQDRRRNKNPKPIKALGRYAHEAVVVDPKRGRLYLTEDASGPNGLLYRWTPPQGFEHGHGQLATLADDAGALQAFKCFDSGGKFVDDLSRATKIGTVYGVDWVDVPDREAKTTPVRKQFTDGQVTRARKLEGMWWGDGGVYIVSSYARTESPGQAHDGAVWFYDPKRRTLTLKVLIGVNPDPSKEGNFDGPDNITVSPYGGLVIAEDGEGLQHLFGATDSGRTYPIARNELNIGTAEEPEYSEFTGVTFSPDGRTLFANIQDPGIMLAITGPWKRQKRG, encoded by the coding sequence ATGTCGCTCACCCGCAGGGACTTCGCCAGACGATCCGCGATCACCGGTGCAGGAGTCGCCCTGGCCGGCAGCGTAGGCGCGCTCGCCACCGCTCCGAACGCCCTCGCGTCCACCGAGACCGAGACCGACACGGAGATCGAGAGCGCGGGCGAGGAGTCGGCGGACCGGCACGGCGGCGTCGGCTACGGGCCGCTGGTCCCCGACCCGAAGGGCCTGCTCTCGCTGCCCGCCGGGTTCTCCTGCCGCGTCATCACCTACAGCGGCAAGACCAAGCTGGAGTCGGGCGAGTTCACGCCCTCCAACCACGACGGCACGTCCACCTTCCGCGGTCCGCGCGGCGCCATCCTCCTGGTCAACAACCACGAGCTGAGCGGCCCCCGCTCCAAGTGGCCCCACCCGGTGCCGCTCACCGAGGGCCTGGTCTACGACCCGGCCGCGTCCGGCGGCTGCACGGTCGTCGAGGTCCGCGGCGACAAGGTCGCCGAGTGGGTCGGCATCGCGGGCACCGCCACCAACTGCGCCGGCGGCGACACCCCGTGGGGCACCTGGCTCACCTGCGAGGAGACCGAGGACAAGGCCGGCCAGAACGGCATGACCAAGGACCACGGCTACGTCTTCGAGGTCGACCCCCAGGACCGCCGCCGCAACAAGAACCCCAAGCCCATCAAGGCTTTGGGCCGCTACGCCCACGAGGCCGTCGTCGTCGACCCCAAGCGCGGCCGCCTCTACCTCACCGAGGACGCCTCGGGCCCCAACGGCCTCCTGTACCGCTGGACGCCCCCGCAGGGCTTCGAGCACGGCCACGGCCAGCTCGCCACCCTCGCCGACGACGCGGGCGCGCTCCAGGCCTTCAAGTGCTTCGACTCCGGCGGCAAGTTCGTCGACGACCTCTCCCGCGCCACCAAGATCGGCACGGTGTACGGCGTCGACTGGGTGGACGTCCCCGACCGCGAAGCCAAGACCACGCCCGTGCGCAAGCAGTTCACCGACGGTCAGGTCACCCGCGCCCGCAAGCTCGAAGGCATGTGGTGGGGCGACGGCGGCGTGTACATCGTCTCCTCGTACGCCCGCACCGAGAGCCCCGGCCAGGCGCACGACGGTGCCGTCTGGTTCTACGACCCCAAGCGCCGCACCCTGACGCTGAAGGTCCTCATCGGCGTCAACCCGGACCCGTCCAAGGAAGGCAACTTCGACGGCCCGGACAACATCACCGTCTCCCCGTACGGCGGCCTCGTCATCGCCGAGGACGGCGAGGGCCTCCAGCACCTGTTCGGCGCCACCGACAGCGGCCGTACGTACCCCATCGCCCGCAACGAACTGAACATCGGCACCGCGGAGGAGCCGGAGTACAGCGAATTCACCGGCGTCACCTTCTCCCCCGACGGCCGGACCCTCTTCGCCAACATCCAGGACCCGGGCATCATGCTCGCGATCACCGGGCCCTGGAAGCGCCAGAAGCGCGGCTGA
- a CDS encoding zinc-dependent alcohol dehydrogenase family protein, which produces MKAAVIESVGRAVVADVPDPTPGPREVVVEVAACGLCGTDLHILQGEFAPKLPIVPGHEFAGEVVGVGTQVTEVAVGDQVAVDPSLYCYECRYCRTGHNNLCERWAAIGVTTAGGAAQYAVAPVANCVKLPEHVRTQDAALIEPLSCAVRGYDVLQSRLGAHVLIYGSGTMGLMMLELAKRTGAASVDVVDLNPARLETAQQLGVSASAANADELDRPQGWDLVVDATGNAAAIQDGLGRVAKAGTFLQFGVADYATRVTIDPYRIYNQEITITGSMAVLHSFERAAELFATGVLDPSLFISDRLPLTSYPQALEQFASGVGRKIVVVP; this is translated from the coding sequence ATGAAGGCCGCCGTCATCGAGTCCGTGGGCCGCGCCGTCGTCGCCGACGTCCCGGATCCGACGCCGGGTCCCCGCGAGGTCGTGGTCGAGGTCGCCGCGTGCGGCCTGTGCGGCACCGATCTGCACATCCTCCAGGGCGAGTTCGCGCCCAAGCTGCCGATCGTGCCGGGGCACGAGTTCGCGGGCGAGGTGGTCGGCGTCGGCACCCAGGTCACCGAGGTCGCGGTCGGCGACCAGGTGGCCGTCGACCCCTCCCTCTACTGCTACGAGTGCCGGTACTGCCGTACGGGCCACAACAACCTCTGTGAGCGGTGGGCTGCGATCGGTGTGACGACGGCAGGAGGCGCCGCCCAGTACGCCGTGGCTCCCGTGGCCAACTGCGTGAAGCTCCCCGAGCACGTACGCACCCAGGACGCCGCGCTGATCGAGCCGCTGTCCTGTGCGGTGCGGGGCTACGACGTCCTGCAGTCCCGCCTGGGCGCGCACGTCCTGATCTACGGCTCCGGGACGATGGGCCTGATGATGCTGGAACTCGCCAAGCGGACCGGCGCGGCGAGCGTGGACGTGGTGGATCTGAACCCGGCGCGCCTGGAGACCGCACAGCAGCTGGGCGTCTCGGCGTCGGCGGCGAACGCGGACGAACTGGACCGCCCGCAGGGCTGGGACCTGGTGGTGGACGCCACGGGGAACGCGGCGGCGATCCAGGACGGGCTCGGGCGGGTGGCGAAGGCGGGCACGTTCCTGCAGTTCGGCGTGGCCGACTACGCGACGCGGGTCACGATCGACCCGTACCGGATCTACAACCAAGAGATCACGATCACCGGCTCGATGGCGGTCCTGCACAGCTTCGAACGCGCGGCGGAACTCTTCGCCACGGGTGTCCTCGACCCGTCGCTCTTCATCAGCGACCGCCTCCCGCTGACGAGCTACCCCCAGGCCCTGGAGCAGTTCGCTTCGGGGGTGGGCAGGAAGATCGTGGTGGTGCCGTAG
- a CDS encoding ABC transporter substrate-binding protein: protein MRTPSRRRPRALLAAVAAGTLLTPLLSGCWTGAGGAGSGGNSINVLMVNNPQMVELQKLTQAHFTKETGIKVNFTVLPENDVRDKISQDFANQAGQYDVATLSNYEIPIYARNGWLHEMDSYVAQDSGYDEQDVLKPMRQSLAGDDDKLYGQPFYGESSFLMYRKDVFAAKGLTMPEHPTWTQVADLAAKADGAESGMKGICLRGLPGWGEVMAPLTTVVNTFGGTWFDKDWKARLDSPEWEAATKFYVDLVREHGESGAAQSGFAECLNNMTQGKTAMWYDATSAAGSLESANSPVKGKIGYVPAPVEKTDSSGWLYTWAWGIQDASRNPDKAWKFVSWASSKQYEQLVGDEIGWSNVPAGKRASTYTNPAYVKEAAAFQEMTKNAIEGARPTDPGVQPRPAPGIQFVGIPEFTDLGTKVSQEISAAIAGRQSVESALKKSQKLAEEISEEYEGR from the coding sequence ATGCGAACCCCGAGCCGACGGAGGCCGCGCGCACTGCTCGCCGCGGTCGCCGCTGGGACGCTGCTCACCCCGCTGCTCTCCGGCTGCTGGACCGGAGCGGGCGGCGCGGGCTCCGGAGGCAACTCCATCAACGTCCTGATGGTCAACAACCCGCAGATGGTGGAGTTGCAGAAGCTCACCCAGGCCCACTTCACCAAAGAGACCGGCATCAAGGTGAACTTCACCGTCCTGCCGGAGAACGACGTCCGCGACAAGATCAGCCAGGACTTCGCCAACCAGGCGGGCCAGTACGACGTCGCCACGCTGTCCAACTACGAGATACCGATCTACGCCAGGAACGGCTGGCTGCACGAGATGGACTCGTACGTCGCCCAGGACAGCGGCTACGACGAGCAGGACGTCCTCAAGCCGATGCGCCAGTCCCTCGCCGGCGACGACGACAAGCTCTACGGCCAGCCCTTCTACGGCGAGTCGTCCTTCCTGATGTACCGCAAGGACGTGTTTGCCGCGAAGGGCCTCACCATGCCCGAGCACCCGACCTGGACACAGGTCGCCGACCTCGCCGCCAAGGCCGACGGCGCCGAGTCGGGCATGAAGGGCATCTGTCTGCGCGGCCTGCCCGGCTGGGGCGAGGTCATGGCGCCGCTCACCACGGTCGTGAACACCTTCGGCGGCACCTGGTTCGACAAGGACTGGAAGGCGCGGCTCGACTCCCCCGAGTGGGAGGCGGCGACGAAGTTCTACGTGGACCTCGTCCGCGAGCACGGCGAGTCCGGCGCGGCCCAGTCCGGCTTCGCCGAGTGCCTCAACAACATGACCCAGGGCAAGACGGCCATGTGGTACGACGCCACCTCCGCCGCCGGTTCCCTGGAGTCGGCCAACTCCCCGGTCAAGGGCAAGATCGGCTACGTACCGGCACCGGTCGAGAAGACCGACTCCTCCGGCTGGCTCTACACCTGGGCCTGGGGGATCCAGGACGCGTCCCGCAACCCTGACAAGGCCTGGAAGTTCGTCTCCTGGGCGTCCAGCAAGCAGTACGAGCAGCTGGTCGGCGACGAGATCGGCTGGTCCAACGTCCCGGCGGGCAAGCGCGCGTCGACGTACACGAACCCCGCGTACGTCAAGGAGGCCGCCGCCTTCCAGGAGATGACGAAGAACGCCATCGAGGGCGCCCGGCCCACCGACCCGGGGGTGCAGCCGCGCCCCGCGCCCGGCATCCAGTTCGTCGGCATCCCCGAGTTCACCGACCTCGGCACCAAGGTCTCGCAGGAGATCAGCGCGGCCATCGCCGGGCGCCAGTCCGTCGAGTCGGCCCTGAAGAAGTCCCAGAAGCTGGCAGAGGAGATCTCCGAGGAGTACGAGGGACGATGA
- a CDS encoding NAD-dependent epimerase/dehydratase family protein, protein MPTRTVLLTGAAGRLGTLMRGLLPRYGYELRLLDLRPIDGAPDAITTDLSDKAALREAVRGVDGVIHLAGISLEASFEKILKANIEGTYNLYEAARQEAVRRIVFASSNHAVGFTPRPQDDTPIDNSALIPIDTAHRPDTVYGLSKSFGEDLAQFYWDKHGLETVSVRIGSCCPQPTSVRMLSIWLSPDDAARLFHAALTAEVVRHTVVYGSSANTRLWWDLSTARALGYEPQDDSEPYAEKLIAEQGELDPANPDHAHLGGHFTTHPPIWPH, encoded by the coding sequence ATGCCCACCCGCACCGTTCTGCTCACCGGCGCCGCCGGCCGACTCGGCACCCTGATGCGAGGCCTGCTGCCACGCTACGGCTACGAGCTGCGCCTCCTCGACCTGCGGCCCATCGACGGCGCCCCGGACGCGATCACCACCGACCTCTCCGACAAGGCGGCGCTGCGCGAAGCCGTGCGAGGCGTCGACGGGGTCATCCACCTCGCGGGCATTTCCCTCGAAGCCTCCTTCGAGAAGATCCTCAAGGCCAACATCGAGGGGACATACAACCTGTACGAGGCGGCGCGCCAGGAGGCCGTACGCCGCATCGTCTTCGCCTCCTCCAACCACGCGGTCGGCTTCACCCCGCGCCCCCAGGACGACACCCCCATCGACAACAGCGCCCTGATCCCGATCGACACCGCGCACCGCCCGGACACCGTCTACGGCCTGTCGAAGTCCTTCGGCGAAGACCTGGCCCAGTTCTACTGGGACAAACACGGCCTGGAGACCGTCTCGGTGCGCATCGGCTCCTGCTGCCCGCAGCCCACCAGCGTGCGCATGCTCTCCATCTGGCTGAGCCCTGACGACGCCGCCCGCCTCTTCCACGCCGCGCTGACCGCCGAGGTCGTACGGCACACGGTCGTCTACGGCTCCTCCGCCAACACCCGCCTGTGGTGGGACCTCTCGACCGCAAGGGCACTGGGCTACGAGCCGCAGGACGACTCCGAGCCGTACGCCGAGAAGCTCATCGCCGAGCAGGGCGAGCTCGACCCGGCCAACCCGGACCACGCCCACCTGGGCGGCCACTTCACCACGCACCCGCCGATCTGGCCGCACTGA
- a CDS encoding TerD family protein, protein MTPGSNIPLPVTRVTVDVGAPVRLDVSGLLLTADGKVRSDDDFIFYNQPTGPGVTYRSGGGTAPDAITVDTTAVPPGIEKIVVTASPDAAGQTFQGVEPTATIRNAADNAVLATFTPPQLGTETALVVVEIYLRNGAWKARAVGQGYANGLAGIATDFGVTVEEPTPTPAPAPAAAPVAPPAAPPMQPPVTPPAPPLATPPAPPAPAAPPAPPAPGTGKINLDKGRVSLQKNQTVSLVKGGRPLLSQVKMGLGWEPAYRGKDIDLDASVIAYGPQRNHIDSCYFGKLSIVNGAIKHSGDNLTGEGGGDDEVITVDLGRLPQDVTGLVFTVNSFSGQKFTEVAKAYCRLLDAATGEELVRFDLTNAESQTGVMMAKLIKQFSGEWEMTAMGDFVKSRTVRGMVKPAAQAL, encoded by the coding sequence ATGACCCCCGGCTCGAACATCCCTCTCCCCGTCACCCGCGTGACGGTGGACGTCGGCGCCCCGGTGCGGCTCGACGTATCGGGCCTGCTGCTCACCGCCGACGGCAAGGTGCGCTCCGACGACGACTTCATCTTCTACAACCAACCGACCGGCCCCGGCGTGACGTACCGCTCGGGCGGCGGCACGGCCCCGGACGCGATCACGGTCGACACGACCGCGGTCCCCCCGGGCATCGAGAAGATCGTCGTCACGGCGAGCCCGGACGCGGCGGGCCAGACCTTCCAGGGCGTCGAACCCACGGCCACGATCCGCAACGCGGCCGACAACGCGGTACTGGCCACCTTCACCCCGCCCCAGCTCGGCACGGAAACGGCCCTGGTGGTCGTCGAGATCTACCTCCGCAACGGCGCGTGGAAGGCCCGAGCCGTCGGCCAGGGCTACGCGAACGGCCTGGCGGGCATCGCCACCGACTTCGGCGTGACGGTCGAGGAGCCGACGCCCACGCCGGCCCCCGCACCGGCCGCGGCCCCCGTCGCCCCGCCGGCCGCCCCGCCGATGCAGCCGCCGGTCACCCCGCCGGCCCCGCCCCTCGCCACGCCCCCGGCCCCGCCCGCCCCGGCGGCTCCCCCCGCGCCCCCGGCGCCCGGCACCGGAAAGATCAACCTCGACAAGGGCCGGGTGAGCCTCCAGAAGAACCAGACCGTGTCCCTGGTCAAGGGCGGGCGCCCGCTGCTCTCCCAGGTCAAGATGGGCCTCGGCTGGGAGCCCGCGTACCGCGGCAAGGACATCGACCTGGACGCCTCGGTCATCGCGTACGGCCCGCAGCGCAACCACATCGACAGCTGCTACTTCGGCAAGCTCTCCATCGTGAACGGCGCGATCAAGCACTCCGGCGACAACCTCACGGGCGAGGGCGGAGGCGACGACGAGGTCATCACGGTCGACCTCGGCCGCCTCCCCCAGGACGTCACCGGCCTGGTCTTCACGGTCAACTCCTTCTCCGGCCAGAAGTTCACCGAGGTGGCCAAGGCCTACTGCCGCCTCCTCGACGCGGCGACCGGCGAGGAACTGGTCCGCTTCGACCTCACCAACGCCGAATCCCAGACCGGCGTCATGATGGCGAAGCTGATCAAGCAGTTCTCCGGCGAGTGGGAGATGACGGCCATGGGCGACTTCGTCAAGTCCCGCACGGTACGCGGGATGGTGAAGCCCGCGGCCCAGGCGCTCTAG